In a single window of the Serratia quinivorans genome:
- the rutC gene encoding Putative aminoacrylate peracid reductase RutC — MPKTIITPPGTGKPLAPFVPGTLADGVVYVSGTLAFDKNNNVVHVGDAAAQTRHVLETIKSVIETAGGCMDDVTFNSIFLTDWQNYAAINQVYAEYFPGDKPARYCIQCGLVKPDALIEIATVAHIGR, encoded by the coding sequence ATGCCAAAAACCATTATTACCCCGCCGGGCACCGGCAAACCGCTGGCCCCTTTCGTGCCCGGCACCCTGGCCGACGGCGTGGTTTACGTCTCGGGCACGCTGGCATTCGATAAAAACAATAACGTGGTGCACGTCGGTGACGCGGCAGCGCAAACCCGTCACGTGCTGGAGACCATCAAAAGCGTGATTGAAACCGCCGGTGGCTGCATGGATGACGTGACCTTTAACTCGATATTCCTCACCGACTGGCAAAACTATGCCGCCATCAATCAGGTGTATGCAGAGTATTTCCCCGGCGACAAACCGGCGCGCTACTGCATTCAGTGCGGATTGGTAAAGCCGGACGCCCTGATTGAAATTGCCACCGTGGCCCATATCGGCCGCTGA
- a CDS encoding Antibiotic biosynthesis monooxygenase yields the protein MLKVIAEDFIKLDCVETVMPLYQELVEKTRQEPLCLSYELFIDHQDAGHFIFVEEWPDRAALDAHCQTEHFRRLVPLINQHQSKPCTFLFMQPFSAVKS from the coding sequence ATGTTAAAAGTGATTGCTGAAGATTTTATCAAGCTCGATTGTGTTGAAACGGTGATGCCGCTGTATCAGGAACTGGTGGAGAAAACCCGGCAGGAGCCACTTTGTCTCTCCTATGAACTGTTTATTGATCATCAGGATGCGGGGCATTTTATTTTTGTCGAGGAGTGGCCCGATCGCGCCGCGCTGGACGCCCATTGCCAAACGGAACACTTCAGGCGTTTGGTGCCCTTGATCAATCAGCACCAGAGTAAACCCTGTACCTTCCTGTTTATGCAGCCTTTTTCCGCCGTAAAATCCTAA
- the yabI_1 gene encoding Inner membrane protein yabI, with product MLGIVAGKSMLPDVHVWAAITLGALLGSVLSFHCGSLFCQREPGKWLPTRYRQALLKTKSALQHKGWVLLFMSRFLAVMRYTVPLVAGIIALPLRQVYCASALSAGIWAVGLMLVSRVF from the coding sequence ATGCTGGGTATCGTCGCCGGTAAAAGCATGCTCCCCGACGTCCATGTCTGGGCGGCGATTACCCTGGGCGCCCTGCTCGGTTCCGTTTTGTCCTTCCATTGTGGCTCGCTGTTCTGCCAACGCGAACCCGGAAAGTGGCTGCCGACCCGATACCGGCAGGCACTGCTCAAAACAAAATCTGCATTGCAGCATAAAGGGTGGGTGCTGTTGTTTATGTCGCGCTTTTTGGCGGTAATGCGCTACACCGTACCGCTGGTCGCCGGCATCATTGCTCTGCCGCTCAGGCAGGTTTATTGCGCCAGCGCGCTGTCCGCCGGAATTTGGGCGGTGGGGTTGATGTTGGTTAGCCGGGTGTTTTGA
- the rutA gene encoding Pyrimidine monooxygenase RutA, with the protein MKIGVFIPIGNNGWLISSNAPQYQPTFELNKTIVQKAEHYNFDFALSMIKLRGFGGKTEFWDHNLESFTLMAGLAAVTSRIKIYATAATLTMPPAIVARMASTIDSISNGRFGLNVVTGWQKPEYEQMGMWPGDDYFGRRYDYLAEYVNVLRDLWGTGKSDFKGEFFQMDDCRVSPQPQADIKVICAGQSDAGMAFSAKYADYNFCFGKGVNTPTAFAPTAARLKIAADSEGRSVACYVLFMIIADETDEAARAKWESYKAGADTEALAWLTEQSGKDTKSGADTNVRQMADPTSAVNINMGTLVGSYANVARMMDEIATVPGTEGVLLTFDDFVTGVENFGERIQPLMKSRADVCPQTAASREVA; encoded by the coding sequence ATGAAAATTGGCGTATTTATCCCGATCGGCAACAACGGCTGGCTGATTTCCAGCAATGCCCCGCAGTACCAACCGACGTTTGAACTCAATAAAACCATCGTGCAGAAGGCCGAGCACTACAACTTCGATTTTGCCCTGTCGATGATCAAACTGCGCGGTTTCGGTGGCAAAACCGAATTTTGGGATCACAACCTGGAGTCCTTCACCCTGATGGCCGGGCTGGCCGCCGTTACCTCACGCATCAAGATCTACGCCACTGCCGCCACTCTGACCATGCCACCGGCGATCGTCGCCCGCATGGCCTCCACCATTGACTCGATTTCCAACGGTCGCTTTGGCCTGAACGTAGTGACGGGCTGGCAGAAGCCGGAATACGAGCAGATGGGCATGTGGCCGGGCGACGATTACTTCGGTCGCCGCTACGACTATCTGGCGGAGTACGTCAATGTGCTGCGCGATCTGTGGGGTACCGGTAAATCCGATTTCAAAGGTGAGTTTTTCCAGATGGACGACTGTCGCGTCAGCCCACAGCCACAGGCGGACATCAAGGTGATCTGCGCCGGACAAAGCGACGCGGGCATGGCCTTCTCGGCCAAATATGCTGATTACAACTTCTGCTTTGGCAAGGGGGTCAACACGCCGACCGCCTTTGCACCAACCGCAGCACGCTTAAAAATTGCGGCGGATAGCGAAGGCCGCAGCGTGGCCTGCTACGTGCTGTTTATGATTATTGCCGATGAAACCGACGAGGCCGCCCGCGCCAAGTGGGAAAGCTATAAAGCAGGGGCCGATACCGAAGCCCTGGCCTGGCTGACCGAGCAAAGCGGCAAGGACACTAAATCCGGTGCCGACACCAACGTACGCCAGATGGCGGACCCCACCTCCGCCGTCAATATCAATATGGGCACGCTGGTCGGTTCCTACGCCAACGTGGCGCGCATGATGGATGAAATCGCCACCGTCCCCGGCACCGAAGGTGTGCTGCTGACCTTCGATGACTTCGTCACCGGGGTGGAAAACTTTGGCGAGCGCATCCAGCCGCTGATGAAAAGCCGCGCCGACGTTTGCCCACAGACTGCTGCAAGCCGCGAGGTGGCATAA
- the rutB_1 gene encoding Peroxyureidoacrylate/ureidoacrylate amidohydrolase RutB, giving the protein MKIVENQPVVRRQSPQAEVTLTLPARPEAIAFAPQETALIVVDMQNAYASQGGYLDLAGFDISATAPVIANIKRAISAARAAGIRVIFFQNGWDNQYVEAGGQGSPNWHKSNALKTMRKRPELMGKLLARGDWDYDLVDELQPQAGDIVLPKPRYSGFFNTQLDSLLRSYGIHHLVFTGIATNVCVESTLRDGFFLEYFGIVLADATHQAGPQFAQQAALYNIETFFGWVSDVDSFCDVLAAPLSQTA; this is encoded by the coding sequence ATGAAAATTGTTGAAAACCAACCGGTAGTACGCCGTCAGTCGCCGCAGGCCGAGGTTACGCTCACCCTGCCCGCCCGTCCGGAGGCTATCGCCTTTGCGCCGCAGGAAACCGCGCTGATCGTGGTGGATATGCAAAATGCCTACGCGTCGCAGGGCGGCTATCTGGATCTGGCCGGTTTTGACATCTCGGCCACCGCCCCGGTGATCGCCAACATCAAACGCGCTATCAGCGCTGCCCGTGCCGCAGGTATCAGGGTGATCTTTTTCCAAAATGGCTGGGACAACCAGTACGTCGAGGCCGGTGGGCAGGGTTCCCCCAACTGGCATAAATCCAACGCGCTGAAAACCATGCGTAAACGCCCGGAACTGATGGGCAAGCTGCTGGCCAGGGGCGACTGGGATTACGATCTGGTGGACGAGCTGCAACCGCAAGCCGGCGATATCGTGCTGCCGAAACCGCGCTACAGCGGCTTCTTTAACACCCAACTCGACAGCCTGCTGCGCTCGTATGGCATTCATCATCTGGTGTTTACCGGCATCGCTACCAACGTCTGTGTCGAGTCCACGCTGCGCGACGGCTTTTTCCTCGAGTATTTCGGCATCGTGCTGGCCGACGCCACTCACCAGGCCGGGCCACAGTTTGCCCAGCAGGCGGCGCTGTACAACATTGAAACCTTCTTTGGCTGGGTGTCGGACGTCGACAGTTTCTGTGATGTACTCGCCGCCCCGCTCAGCCAGACGGCATGA
- the rutR_1 gene encoding Rut operon repressor, whose amino-acid sequence MKPQAVKPPTRRSRAVAAKRGAILNAALEFFSLYGIHGTSLDQVAERADVSKTNLLYYFPSKEALYLAVLKDILDVWLAPLKALRADQEPLQAIREYIRLKLEVSRQHPQASRLFCLEMIQGAPLLKQELQGGLKALVDEKSAMIERWIAAGHIAAVEPHHLIFMLWATTQHYADFWVQVEAVTGKTLDDEAFFQQTVENVQRVIIEGIRPR is encoded by the coding sequence GTGAAGCCACAAGCCGTTAAACCCCCTACGCGCCGCTCGCGTGCGGTAGCCGCAAAACGTGGCGCAATCCTGAATGCGGCACTGGAGTTTTTTTCGCTGTACGGTATTCATGGCACTAGTCTGGACCAGGTGGCAGAACGTGCCGACGTGTCCAAAACCAATCTGCTGTATTACTTCCCCTCCAAAGAAGCCCTGTATCTGGCGGTGCTGAAAGATATTCTCGACGTCTGGCTGGCGCCATTGAAGGCGCTGCGCGCCGATCAGGAGCCCCTGCAGGCGATTCGCGAATATATCCGCCTGAAGCTTGAGGTATCTCGCCAGCATCCGCAGGCCTCACGGCTGTTTTGTCTGGAGATGATCCAGGGGGCGCCGTTGCTGAAACAAGAGCTGCAGGGCGGGTTGAAGGCGCTGGTGGACGAGAAGTCCGCGATGATTGAGCGCTGGATCGCCGCAGGCCATATCGCGGCGGTAGAGCCGCACCATCTGATCTTCATGCTGTGGGCGACCACTCAGCACTACGCAGATTTTTGGGTGCAGGTGGAGGCCGTGACCGGCAAGACCCTGGACGATGAGGCGTTTTTTCAGCAGACGGTGGAGAACGTGCAGCGGGTGATTATCGAGGGTATTCGGCCGCGCTAG
- the hemA_1 gene encoding 5-aminolevulinate synthase, protein MSVLNILEEKLAETKRQGRFREFLNLERSVLDKPWATSHGQNGERRLNVWCSNDYLAMSHHPKVILATTEAVNRVGLGTCGARSISGTSVYHSELETLLASAYGKESALLFTTGFGANDATLSTLCDAIPDLIVFSDELNHASMIYGIRYSKAEKKIFRHNDVAHLAELLQAADPHRPKLIAFESLYSMDGDFAPLAQIVELAEKYQALTYLDEIHSAGVYGHRGLGYAEQLGLLDKITIIQGGFGKSYGAAGGYIAAPRVVVEAVRSWSPAFVFSTSSPAPVVAAALASFKYNLEHDNQRKHLLAIIDHLKSGLRDAGIPLVSEDSHILPVLVGDPHRNKHISKQLLDEYDIYVQPVNAPTVPAGSERLRVTPTSAHTHEDVEYFLAALSKVWAANQLRRAG, encoded by the coding sequence ATGAGCGTATTAAACATTCTTGAAGAAAAACTGGCCGAAACCAAAAGACAGGGCCGCTTCCGTGAGTTCCTCAATCTGGAACGCAGCGTGCTGGACAAACCCTGGGCCACCAGCCACGGTCAGAACGGTGAGCGCCGTCTGAACGTCTGGTGCTCCAATGACTATCTGGCGATGAGCCATCACCCTAAAGTCATTCTGGCCACTACCGAAGCGGTGAACCGCGTCGGGCTGGGCACCTGCGGCGCACGCAGCATTTCCGGCACTTCTGTCTATCACAGTGAATTGGAAACCCTGTTGGCCAGCGCCTATGGCAAAGAGTCGGCGCTGCTGTTTACCACCGGCTTCGGAGCCAATGACGCCACCTTGTCCACCCTGTGTGATGCCATTCCCGATCTGATTGTGTTTTCCGATGAGCTGAACCACGCCTCGATGATTTACGGCATCCGTTACAGCAAGGCGGAGAAAAAGATCTTCCGCCACAATGACGTGGCCCATCTGGCCGAGCTGCTGCAGGCCGCCGATCCGCATCGGCCCAAGCTAATCGCCTTCGAGTCGCTTTATTCAATGGACGGCGACTTTGCCCCACTGGCACAAATTGTGGAACTGGCTGAGAAATATCAGGCGCTGACCTATCTGGACGAGATCCACTCCGCCGGCGTTTACGGTCATCGCGGGCTGGGCTATGCCGAACAACTTGGCCTGTTGGACAAGATCACCATTATCCAGGGCGGCTTTGGCAAATCTTACGGCGCTGCCGGTGGCTACATCGCCGCCCCGCGCGTGGTGGTTGAAGCGGTGCGTAGCTGGTCGCCGGCGTTTGTCTTCAGCACCTCGTCCCCGGCTCCGGTGGTGGCGGCCGCGCTGGCCAGCTTCAAATACAACCTGGAGCATGACAATCAGCGCAAGCATCTGCTGGCGATCATCGACCACTTGAAGTCCGGCCTGCGCGACGCCGGCATTCCGCTGGTTTCGGAGGACAGCCACATTCTGCCGGTGCTGGTCGGCGATCCACACCGCAACAAACACATCAGCAAGCAACTGCTCGACGAGTACGATATTTACGTGCAGCCGGTGAACGCGCCAACGGTTCCGGCCGGTAGCGAGCGTTTGCGCGTTACGCCGACCTCTGCCCATACTCATGAGGACGTGGAATATTTCCTGGCGGCGTTAAGCAAAGTCTGGGCTGCCAATCAGTTACGGAGAGCAGGATGA
- the cycA_1 gene encoding D-serine/D-alanine/glycine transporter, producing MVDHSKIAAEAAPESEDHLRRNLTNRHIQLIAIGGAIGTGLFMGSGKTISLAGPSIIFVYMIIGFMLFFVMRAMGELLLSNLEYKSFSDFAADLLGPWAGFFTGWTYWFCWVVTGIADVVAITAYAQFWFPGLSQWIASLLCILLLLGLNLATVKMFGEMEFWFAMIKIVAIVGLIIAGLVMIAMQFQSPTGTVASFSHLWNDGGMFPKGISGFFAGFQIAVFAFVGIELVGTTAAETKDPEKVLPRAINSIPIRIIMFYVFALIVIMSVTPWSSVVADKSPFVELFVLIGLPAAASVINFVVLTSAASSANSGVFSTSRMLFGLAQEGDAPKSFAHLSKRAVPANGLTFSCICLLGGVVLIYLIPNVMTVFTLVTTVSAILFMFVWTIILCSYLVYRKQRPALHQKSIYKMPAGKLMCWVCMAFFAFVLVLLTLREDTRQALIVTPLWFVVLGLSYVFLRKKKTA from the coding sequence ATGGTAGATCACTCTAAAATAGCCGCAGAGGCCGCGCCAGAATCAGAAGATCATCTACGCCGAAACCTAACTAACCGACATATTCAACTGATCGCCATCGGCGGTGCCATAGGTACGGGTCTGTTTATGGGTTCCGGCAAAACCATCAGCCTGGCCGGGCCTTCGATCATCTTCGTGTACATGATTATCGGCTTTATGCTGTTCTTCGTGATGCGCGCCATGGGCGAGCTGCTGCTCTCCAATCTGGAATATAAATCCTTCAGCGATTTCGCCGCCGATCTGCTCGGCCCCTGGGCCGGCTTCTTTACCGGCTGGACCTACTGGTTCTGCTGGGTGGTCACCGGTATTGCCGACGTGGTGGCGATCACCGCCTACGCACAGTTCTGGTTCCCCGGACTGTCACAGTGGATCGCTTCGTTGCTGTGCATATTGCTGTTGCTGGGCCTGAACCTGGCGACGGTGAAGATGTTTGGTGAGATGGAATTCTGGTTCGCGATGATCAAAATCGTCGCCATTGTCGGGCTGATCATCGCCGGGCTGGTGATGATCGCCATGCAGTTCCAGTCACCAACCGGCACCGTCGCGTCGTTCTCACACCTGTGGAATGACGGCGGTATGTTCCCGAAAGGCATCAGCGGCTTCTTCGCCGGCTTCCAGATTGCGGTGTTCGCCTTTGTCGGCATTGAGCTGGTGGGCACCACCGCGGCTGAAACCAAAGACCCGGAAAAAGTGCTGCCGCGCGCGATTAACTCGATTCCTATCCGCATCATCATGTTCTACGTGTTCGCCCTGATCGTGATTATGTCGGTCACACCATGGAGTTCCGTGGTCGCCGACAAAAGCCCGTTCGTAGAACTGTTTGTGCTGATTGGCCTGCCTGCGGCGGCCAGCGTGATCAACTTTGTGGTGCTGACCTCCGCCGCCTCTTCCGCCAACAGTGGCGTGTTCTCTACCAGCCGTATGCTGTTCGGTCTGGCGCAGGAAGGCGATGCACCCAAGTCGTTCGCCCACCTGTCCAAGCGGGCAGTACCGGCGAATGGCCTGACCTTCTCCTGTATCTGCCTGCTGGGTGGCGTGGTACTGATTTACCTGATCCCGAACGTGATGACGGTCTTCACGCTGGTGACCACCGTCTCGGCGATCCTGTTTATGTTTGTCTGGACCATCATCCTGTGCTCGTATCTGGTTTACCGTAAGCAACGCCCGGCGCTGCACCAGAAATCAATCTACAAGATGCCGGCCGGCAAACTGATGTGCTGGGTCTGTATGGCGTTCTTCGCCTTTGTGTTGGTGTTGCTGACGCTACGCGAAGACACCCGTCAGGCGCTGATCGTCACGCCGCTGTGGTTTGTGGTGCTCGGTCTGTCTTACGTGTTCCTGCGCAAAAAGAAAACCGCTTAA
- the pbuE gene encoding Purine efflux pump PbuE: MKLTDYNGHFLTLCLMATGTFAIGTDAFIVAGILDEISGTFAVSPAQAGQLISVFALAYMLFAPLTAWLLGNLNRKHILQLALVLFIAGNLVCAYADSFLQMSAGRVLAALGAACYTPQAAAAAVGLVAEKRRGLAISIVYGGMTLAIALGIPFGTFLAKLIGWREIFLLIALLGAVSLLGLSLALSTIAAPGKHTLKERLAPLRQKAVLTTLLITFFAVCSEHIVYSYVSVLLKNTQFGPEAILPIALLVFGIGAVIGNFVSGLLTDTFGSKFVLLFSVSVQTVSLFLLAFYVSSPWWVLAIFLVWGITGWMYLVPIQHHLLSLSKRFGALTVSLNSSVLYAGIAAGGMLGGLTLYALPAFYLPLFSLPLGAIALLLTLLFFQGEKTNE, from the coding sequence ATGAAGTTGACGGACTATAACGGCCATTTTCTTACGCTGTGTCTGATGGCGACCGGTACCTTTGCCATCGGGACCGACGCGTTTATTGTCGCCGGTATCCTCGACGAGATATCCGGCACCTTTGCCGTCAGCCCCGCGCAAGCGGGGCAGTTAATCTCGGTATTTGCCCTGGCTTATATGCTGTTTGCCCCGCTGACCGCCTGGCTGCTGGGGAACCTCAATCGCAAACATATTTTGCAGTTGGCCCTGGTGTTATTTATCGCCGGTAATCTGGTCTGTGCCTATGCCGACAGTTTTTTGCAAATGTCTGCCGGGCGGGTGCTGGCGGCGCTGGGCGCGGCTTGTTATACGCCACAGGCCGCTGCGGCGGCGGTTGGGCTGGTGGCGGAAAAGCGCCGCGGGTTGGCGATATCTATCGTTTACGGCGGCATGACGCTGGCCATCGCCCTTGGCATTCCCTTCGGCACCTTCCTGGCAAAGTTGATCGGTTGGCGGGAAATCTTTTTGCTGATCGCCCTGTTGGGCGCGGTCTCACTGCTGGGGCTGTCGCTGGCGCTGAGCACCATCGCGGCACCGGGTAAACACACGCTAAAAGAGCGGCTTGCTCCGCTGCGACAAAAAGCGGTGCTGACCACCCTGCTGATTACCTTTTTCGCCGTCTGTTCCGAGCATATCGTTTACAGCTATGTGAGCGTATTGCTGAAAAACACCCAGTTTGGCCCGGAGGCCATTTTGCCGATTGCGCTGCTGGTGTTCGGTATCGGCGCCGTTATCGGTAACTTCGTTTCCGGCCTGTTAACCGATACCTTCGGCAGCAAGTTTGTGCTGCTGTTTTCGGTATCGGTGCAAACCGTTTCGCTGTTCCTGCTGGCCTTTTACGTCAGTTCCCCCTGGTGGGTACTGGCGATCTTTCTGGTCTGGGGCATTACCGGCTGGATGTATCTGGTGCCGATCCAGCACCACTTGTTGTCGCTGTCCAAACGCTTTGGCGCACTGACCGTTTCACTCAACAGCTCGGTGCTGTATGCCGGCATCGCAGCGGGTGGCATGCTGGGTGGCCTGACGCTGTATGCGCTGCCGGCCTTTTATCTCCCCTTGTTCTCGCTGCCGCTGGGGGCTATCGCCCTGCTGCTGACGCTGTTGTTCTTCCAGGGGGAAAAAACCAATGAGTGA
- the paaJ_1 gene encoding Beta-ketoadipyl-CoA thiolase, with protein sequence MTIKDDGVYLIDGTRTAIGAYGGSLALTRPDDMAASIIRALLQRHPETEADIDEVILGCANQAGEDNRNVARMAALLSGLDQGVPAITLNRLCASGLDAVIYASAKIKSGLSDLVLAGGVESMSRAPYVMGKSETPFDKGVKLYDTTLGWRFINPQLAQRYGSDPLGITAENVAQQYRISRDDQDAFALASQQKAWRAIENGRLAREITPLEVQADRKTRKTFEQDEFPRQTTLQKLQALKPAFTPDGSVTAGNASGINDGAAVLLLASGRYVKRKSLQPLAEIGDSASAGVAPSLMGIGPIAATDRLLARSGFTLNDFDVIEINEAFAAQVLATLQSWRIDFKDTRVNPNGGAIALGHPLGMSGARLVLSSALELHTRQLNHALVTMCVGVGQGVSLVIKAL encoded by the coding sequence ATGACGATTAAAGACGATGGAGTCTATCTGATCGACGGCACGCGCACGGCTATTGGCGCCTATGGCGGTAGCCTGGCGTTAACTCGTCCGGACGATATGGCGGCCTCGATTATCCGGGCGCTGCTGCAACGACATCCTGAAACCGAAGCGGATATTGATGAGGTGATCCTCGGCTGCGCCAATCAGGCCGGAGAAGACAACCGTAACGTGGCCCGGATGGCAGCGCTGCTCTCCGGTCTGGATCAGGGGGTGCCGGCGATTACCCTTAACCGTTTGTGTGCTTCCGGGCTGGATGCGGTGATCTACGCCAGCGCAAAAATAAAAAGCGGCCTCAGCGATCTGGTATTGGCCGGGGGTGTGGAAAGCATGAGCCGCGCGCCTTACGTGATGGGCAAAAGTGAAACGCCTTTCGACAAGGGGGTAAAACTCTACGACACCACCCTGGGCTGGCGTTTTATCAATCCGCAGTTGGCACAGCGCTATGGCAGCGATCCGCTGGGCATAACGGCGGAGAACGTCGCGCAGCAGTACCGGATATCCCGCGACGATCAGGATGCTTTTGCCCTGGCCTCGCAGCAGAAGGCCTGGCGGGCGATCGAAAATGGTCGCCTGGCCAGGGAAATAACGCCGCTTGAGGTCCAGGCCGACCGTAAAACCCGTAAAACCTTCGAACAGGATGAGTTCCCGCGTCAGACCACGCTGCAAAAATTGCAGGCGCTGAAACCGGCCTTTACCCCCGACGGCTCGGTCACTGCCGGCAACGCCTCCGGCATCAATGACGGTGCTGCGGTGCTGTTGCTGGCCAGCGGCCGCTATGTGAAACGCAAGTCGCTGCAGCCGCTGGCGGAGATAGGTGACAGCGCCAGCGCCGGCGTCGCCCCTTCGCTGATGGGGATTGGCCCGATCGCCGCCACCGATCGGCTGTTGGCGAGGTCCGGGTTTACCCTGAACGATTTTGACGTGATTGAAATTAATGAGGCGTTTGCCGCCCAGGTGCTGGCGACGCTGCAAAGCTGGCGTATCGACTTCAAGGATACGCGGGTCAATCCCAACGGCGGAGCCATCGCCCTTGGGCATCCGCTGGGCATGTCCGGCGCGCGACTGGTGCTTTCCAGCGCGCTGGAGCTGCATACCCGGCAATTAAACCATGCGCTGGTGACAATGTGTGTCGGTGTCGGCCAGGGTGTTTCATTGGTCATTAAAGCCCTCTAA
- the rutD gene encoding Putative aminoacrylate hydrolase RutD, translated as MYFEILGKDTPLAPTLVLSAGLGGAGSFWQPQINALGEHFRVVVYDHFGTARSKGSVPDGYSMADMADEVAQLLRSLNVDCCYFVGHALGGMIGLQLALTHPQLVEKLVVVNGWPTLDSQTRRCFKVRQDLLLNSGVEAYVRAQPLFLFPADWLSQHSALLDEELQHQTAHFQGTENLLRRLTALMNTDFRPHLADITTPTLALCSRDDLLVPYHCSHQLATSLPNGELAEMAYGGHAMSVTDTEHFNRILLGWLLKTQNAQTRLQP; from the coding sequence ATGTATTTTGAGATTTTGGGAAAAGACACGCCGTTGGCACCCACGCTGGTGCTGTCTGCCGGGCTGGGTGGCGCAGGTAGTTTTTGGCAACCGCAGATTAACGCGCTGGGCGAGCACTTCCGGGTAGTGGTTTACGATCACTTCGGTACCGCTCGCAGCAAAGGGAGCGTGCCGGACGGCTACAGCATGGCCGATATGGCCGATGAAGTGGCGCAGTTGCTGCGTTCACTCAACGTCGACTGCTGTTACTTCGTCGGCCATGCACTGGGCGGCATGATTGGCCTGCAATTGGCGCTCACTCATCCGCAACTGGTCGAAAAACTGGTGGTGGTCAACGGCTGGCCGACGCTGGACAGCCAGACCCGCCGCTGCTTCAAAGTACGTCAGGATCTGTTGCTCAACAGCGGCGTGGAAGCCTATGTGCGCGCCCAGCCGCTGTTCCTGTTCCCCGCCGACTGGCTGTCGCAGCACTCCGCCTTGCTGGATGAAGAGTTGCAGCACCAGACCGCACATTTTCAGGGCACCGAAAACCTGCTGCGCCGTCTGACTGCGCTGATGAATACCGATTTTCGTCCACACCTGGCGGACATTACCACGCCAACCCTGGCGCTGTGCTCCCGCGACGATTTGCTGGTGCCCTATCACTGCTCGCATCAGTTGGCGACCAGCCTGCCGAACGGCGAACTGGCCGAGATGGCCTACGGAGGGCATGCGATGAGCGTGACCGACACCGAGCACTTTAACCGCATCCTGCTGGGTTGGCTGTTGAAAACGCAAAACGCCCAAACCCGCCTGCAACCCTAG
- the caiD_1 gene encoding Carnitinyl-CoA dehydratase has product MSDLPLPVRYEQNDGIAVITLNRPEKKNAINLAMAQLIQGYLQRAEQDDAVRVIVLTGLPQVFSAGMDVRAFQQGELPVVEPEGFGGLVHAQLTKVIIAAVDGIAFGGGFEIALACDLIVASHSAQFSFPETGLGLIAAQGGCSRLPARISPYIALEWLLTGRIISALEAWQQGAISRISEGSAHEEALTLARQIAQKNPLASQAVKAIVRQGLNRHEAASFDYQQGWVERVRQAAAKSF; this is encoded by the coding sequence ATGAGTGATCTGCCCCTCCCGGTGCGGTATGAGCAGAATGACGGCATTGCCGTGATTACCCTGAACCGGCCGGAAAAAAAGAACGCCATCAATCTGGCGATGGCGCAACTGATCCAGGGCTATCTGCAACGGGCCGAACAGGATGATGCCGTTCGGGTGATCGTGCTGACCGGCTTGCCGCAAGTGTTTTCCGCCGGAATGGACGTCCGGGCCTTCCAGCAAGGAGAGCTGCCGGTGGTCGAACCGGAAGGATTTGGCGGTCTGGTGCATGCCCAGCTCACCAAGGTGATTATTGCCGCAGTAGATGGCATCGCCTTCGGCGGCGGTTTCGAGATAGCGCTGGCCTGCGACCTGATCGTCGCCAGCCACAGCGCACAGTTCAGTTTCCCGGAAACCGGGCTGGGATTGATTGCTGCGCAAGGGGGCTGTTCACGGCTGCCGGCGCGCATCTCACCCTATATCGCTCTCGAGTGGTTACTGACCGGCCGAATCATCAGCGCGCTGGAAGCCTGGCAACAGGGAGCCATTTCCCGCATCAGTGAGGGTAGCGCACACGAGGAGGCACTGACTCTCGCCCGGCAGATTGCACAAAAAAATCCGCTGGCGAGTCAGGCGGTGAAGGCCATCGTCCGCCAAGGTTTGAACCGGCATGAAGCCGCTTCCTTTGACTATCAGCAAGGCTGGGTGGAGAGGGTGCGCCAGGCCGCGGCCAAATCCTTTTAA